A single genomic interval of Stieleria maiorica harbors:
- a CDS encoding response regulator, with protein sequence MSTNTKVLVVEDYSPLAESLEYQLKRAGYEVYRASDGREGVDQAKLYLPDLVILDIDLPVLGGIEVCKQLRADPKTREALILMLTAMGEESDQVVGFAVGADDYVVKPVESYKVLLQRIKALLRRREPILDDHESVSHQNVTVDRRRFVVTVDESPLKLTKSEFRLLDALIRQPGRAFGRSELVDAALGEDTVVLDRTIDVHVRALRKKMGIAADLIETVRGVGYRFKE encoded by the coding sequence ATGTCCACCAACACCAAGGTTTTGGTCGTCGAAGATTACAGCCCGTTAGCGGAGTCGCTCGAGTACCAACTCAAGCGCGCCGGTTACGAAGTCTATCGCGCCAGCGACGGACGTGAGGGCGTCGATCAGGCGAAACTCTATCTTCCCGATCTCGTCATCCTGGACATCGACCTCCCGGTCCTGGGCGGCATCGAGGTTTGCAAACAATTGCGGGCCGACCCGAAGACGCGGGAGGCATTGATTTTGATGTTGACCGCGATGGGCGAAGAATCCGACCAGGTGGTCGGCTTTGCCGTCGGCGCCGATGACTATGTCGTCAAACCGGTCGAAAGCTACAAGGTGCTGCTGCAACGGATCAAAGCGCTGCTGCGTCGACGCGAGCCGATCTTGGATGACCATGAATCGGTCAGCCATCAAAACGTCACCGTCGATCGTCGTCGATTCGTCGTCACCGTCGATGAATCACCACTGAAATTGACCAAAAGCGAGTTCCGATTGCTCGACGCGTTGATCCGACAACCCGGACGCGCCTTCGGACGTAGCGAGCTGGTCGATGCGGCGCTGGGTGAAGACACCGTCGTGTTGGACCGCACCATCGACGTCCACGTCCGCGCCCTTCGCAAGAAGATGGGGATCGCTGCCGACCTGATCGAAACCGTTCGCGGCGTCGGTTACCGGTTTAAAGAGTAG
- a CDS encoding rhamnulokinase: MTDTPVHLAVDLGASSGRVIAGRIEDGRLQLEEVHRFANDPVMIQDSLQWNVHGLWAEILEGLRIASSRFRVIASVGVDTWGVDYVLVDENDQIAAPIRHYRDARNNGMLERAFEILGGPEEGRRRMFQATGLQFMQINSVFQLLSAVTHNERSLEIADGYLMMGDFFHWLLSGKRSIEATNASTSQMLDPRTGKWQMEMIGELGIPTQLFRPVTLPATVLGNVQPSVAEATGLKDVPVVLPATHDTASAVLSVPVDSFAPEQPDWCYISSGTWSLMGCELAAPCVTDLCSELNFTNEGGVGGSTRLLKNIGGLWIFQQLRKSMQRRGNEVTWESMVSEAESATPFQLLIDPDHADFAAPTDMLDAVDAFAEKTGQGKPQSDGVYYRAALEGLALRYRVCLGMLEQLVDSEIKTIHIVGGGTMNALLCQMTADACNRTVVTGPVEATAIGNIAMQMVGTGVIGSGNPQDQATAVLQARKLVRESFELKTYTPQNADRWDEPAARFVALAD; the protein is encoded by the coding sequence ATGACTGACACCCCCGTCCACCTTGCCGTTGACTTGGGCGCCTCCAGCGGCCGCGTGATCGCCGGACGGATCGAGGACGGACGGTTGCAGCTTGAAGAGGTGCATCGTTTTGCCAACGACCCGGTGATGATTCAGGATTCGCTGCAGTGGAACGTGCACGGGTTGTGGGCCGAAATTCTGGAAGGGCTGCGGATCGCGAGTTCACGCTTTCGTGTCATCGCTTCGGTCGGCGTCGACACCTGGGGCGTCGACTATGTGTTGGTCGACGAAAACGACCAGATCGCGGCACCGATCCGTCACTACCGCGACGCACGCAACAACGGCATGCTCGAGCGTGCCTTTGAAATCTTGGGCGGCCCGGAGGAAGGGCGGCGGCGGATGTTCCAGGCGACCGGGTTGCAGTTCATGCAGATCAATTCGGTGTTCCAATTGCTTTCGGCCGTCACCCACAACGAACGGTCGCTGGAGATCGCCGACGGCTACCTGATGATGGGCGATTTCTTCCACTGGTTGCTCTCGGGAAAACGCAGCATCGAAGCGACCAACGCCTCGACCAGCCAGATGCTCGATCCCCGGACCGGCAAGTGGCAGATGGAGATGATCGGGGAGTTGGGGATTCCGACACAGTTATTCCGCCCGGTGACGTTGCCGGCGACCGTTCTGGGCAACGTCCAGCCCTCGGTCGCCGAAGCGACAGGGCTGAAGGACGTTCCGGTGGTCTTGCCGGCCACGCACGACACCGCATCGGCCGTGCTGTCGGTGCCGGTCGACTCGTTCGCCCCCGAGCAACCGGATTGGTGTTACATCAGTTCGGGCACGTGGTCGCTGATGGGATGCGAACTGGCCGCTCCCTGCGTCACCGACCTCTGCTCGGAATTGAACTTCACCAACGAAGGCGGCGTCGGCGGCAGCACACGATTACTGAAGAACATCGGCGGCTTGTGGATTTTCCAACAGCTTCGCAAATCGATGCAACGCCGCGGCAACGAGGTGACTTGGGAGTCGATGGTCAGCGAAGCCGAATCGGCGACGCCGTTCCAGTTGTTGATTGATCCGGACCACGCGGATTTCGCGGCACCGACCGACATGCTGGATGCCGTGGACGCCTTTGCGGAAAAGACGGGGCAGGGCAAGCCGCAATCCGACGGAGTCTATTACCGCGCCGCATTGGAAGGGCTGGCGCTGCGGTACCGCGTGTGCTTGGGAATGTTGGAGCAATTGGTCGACAGCGAGATCAAAACCATTCACATCGTCGGCGGCGGAACGATGAACGCCTTGCTGTGTCAGATGACCGCCGACGCATGCAACCGAACCGTGGTCACCGGACCGGTCGAGGCGACCGCGATCGGCAACATTGCGATGCAGATGGTCGGCACCGGGGTGATCGGCAGCGGTAATCCCCAGGACCAAGCGACGGCGGTCTTGCAGGCGCGGAAGTTGGTCCGTGAGAGTTTTGAGCTGAAGACCTACACGCCCCAGAACGCAGACCGCTGGGACGAACCCGCCGCTCGCTTCGTCGCTCTGGCGGATTAA
- a CDS encoding YqgE/AlgH family protein — protein MVEFLSGKLLIASPYLNDPNFLRSVVLIVSHDDEGAFGLSLNRPTDQRLSQVVELSMPQGSVREDDQIYEGGPVDGPLLALHDLIGIGSPIGEESSGLWLTGEEDHLRLLLSRVDARVRFVSQYSGWGPGQLDHEMQCGGWLVGAANSDIVFDDPEQVWEAAVKRCGHEVLSSLSPGLRFNDPSVN, from the coding sequence ATGGTCGAATTCTTAAGCGGCAAACTGCTGATCGCGTCGCCCTACTTGAACGACCCCAATTTTCTCCGTAGCGTGGTGTTGATCGTCAGCCATGATGACGAGGGGGCGTTCGGGCTGTCACTCAACCGGCCCACCGACCAGCGACTCAGCCAAGTCGTGGAACTGTCGATGCCGCAGGGATCGGTTCGCGAAGACGATCAGATTTACGAAGGCGGCCCGGTCGATGGGCCGCTGCTTGCGCTGCATGATTTGATCGGCATCGGGTCACCGATCGGCGAAGAGTCGTCGGGTTTGTGGCTGACCGGCGAGGAGGACCATTTGCGTTTACTGTTGTCGCGTGTCGATGCCCGGGTCCGTTTCGTCTCGCAGTACTCCGGATGGGGCCCGGGACAACTGGACCACGAAATGCAATGCGGCGGCTGGCTTGTCGGTGCGGCCAATTCGGACATCGTCTTCGACGACCCGGAACAAGTGTGGGAGGCAGCGGTGAAACGTTGTGGCCACGAAGTCCTTTCCTCACTCTCGCCCGGATTACGTTTCAACGATCCGTCGGTGAACTAA
- a CDS encoding peptidoglycan-binding domain-containing protein — MKILANTGRACVEDRFESGVSTWKISASVGQGGRNHRDDVRTIQRLLNLIDPQDGGPVVALEEDGWIGPKTNKAILDFQRFQGTGSDGRVDPHGPTLKRMNEIPKHRMKAQNATLLARVAAAMPDLNQMSLKARRTIEGAIDYVRLGDGLFTSKRDYELADLYFDFSKLSSTQTLRKLDTIRTTLRRAYAALQVPPIPLTGSNPVGISIFTIDPLGKNHFAYVPRTEAKTKDRGPGSDPAYIYLCQKMGKPKMDKFTHILMHELFHFIDDETFLYIRDHCYRDRIFSIPHEKRMRNADNYAVFTSHVHFGRARLVKSQPKLGPHIPPHL; from the coding sequence ATGAAGATTCTTGCCAATACCGGTCGCGCGTGCGTCGAGGATCGTTTTGAATCAGGCGTCTCGACGTGGAAAATCAGCGCCTCGGTGGGACAGGGCGGTCGCAACCATCGCGACGACGTTCGCACCATTCAACGGTTGCTCAATCTGATCGATCCGCAGGACGGCGGCCCGGTGGTCGCGCTGGAGGAGGACGGTTGGATCGGGCCGAAGACCAACAAGGCGATTCTCGACTTTCAGCGTTTTCAAGGCACCGGCAGCGACGGCCGCGTCGACCCGCACGGCCCGACGCTCAAGCGGATGAACGAGATTCCGAAACATCGCATGAAGGCCCAAAACGCCACGCTGTTGGCCAGGGTTGCCGCTGCGATGCCCGATCTGAATCAAATGTCGCTCAAGGCTCGCCGAACGATCGAAGGTGCGATCGACTATGTGCGTCTGGGCGATGGTTTGTTCACTTCCAAACGCGACTACGAACTGGCTGATCTGTATTTCGATTTCAGCAAACTTTCCAGCACCCAGACGCTTCGCAAACTGGACACCATTCGGACCACGCTGCGGCGAGCCTATGCCGCGCTCCAGGTCCCTCCGATCCCGCTGACCGGCTCCAACCCTGTCGGCATCTCGATCTTCACCATCGATCCGCTTGGGAAAAACCACTTCGCGTACGTTCCACGCACCGAAGCCAAGACCAAAGACCGCGGTCCGGGGTCCGATCCGGCATACATCTACCTGTGTCAAAAGATGGGCAAGCCGAAGATGGACAAGTTCACCCATATTTTGATGCATGAGTTGTTTCATTTCATCGACGATGAAACCTTTCTGTACATCCGCGACCACTGCTACCGAGATCGGATCTTCAGCATCCCGCACGAAAAACGGATGCGAAACGCGGACAACTATGCGGTGTTTACGTCCCACGTCCACTTCGGACGCGCGCGGCTGGTCAAAAGCCAACCCAAGCTCGGGCCGCACATTCCGCCGCATCTGTAG
- a CDS encoding metallophosphoesterase family protein has protein sequence MRRFVIGDIHGCDKALRTLIECIAPQPEDELIFLGDYVDRGPDSRGVIDQIIELQSRCHVIALRGNHEIMLCSVAFGGLDGEMWLAAGGKATVTSYGGSLDKIPTSHKKFLLSLLPHYETQESIFVHACYDPQLPMEQQPEELRYWTHLTTTPGPHFSGKKIFVGHTPQASGIVLDLGYLVCVDTYCFGNGFLTGMNVATNEIIQVDKKGFRRRVPAAAFLLFVAESCKTVHRWITRRGQSELSIPVKPVNEQDRDDRANG, from the coding sequence ATGCGGCGTTTTGTAATCGGAGACATTCATGGATGCGACAAGGCGCTGCGAACTCTGATCGAATGCATCGCGCCTCAGCCGGAAGATGAGTTGATCTTTCTGGGCGATTATGTGGATCGGGGTCCGGACAGCCGCGGCGTGATCGACCAGATCATCGAATTGCAATCGCGTTGTCACGTCATCGCCTTGCGCGGCAATCATGAGATCATGTTGTGCAGCGTCGCCTTCGGCGGTTTGGACGGTGAAATGTGGCTCGCCGCGGGCGGCAAGGCGACGGTGACCAGCTACGGCGGTTCGCTCGATAAGATCCCGACGTCGCACAAAAAGTTTCTTCTGTCGCTGCTTCCACACTATGAAACGCAGGAATCGATTTTTGTGCACGCCTGCTATGACCCGCAACTGCCGATGGAGCAACAGCCCGAAGAACTGCGTTATTGGACCCATCTGACGACGACGCCCGGACCGCACTTTTCCGGCAAAAAAATCTTCGTCGGACACACGCCGCAAGCCAGCGGCATCGTGTTGGACCTAGGATACTTGGTCTGTGTGGACACCTATTGCTTCGGGAACGGTTTCTTGACGGGCATGAACGTCGCGACCAATGAGATCATTCAAGTCGACAAGAAGGGATTCCGGCGACGCGTTCCCGCGGCGGCGTTCCTGCTGTTCGTCGCGGAGTCCTGCAAAACCGTTCATCGATGGATCACCCGCCGCGGCCAGAGCGAGCTTTCGATCCCGGTGAAACCGGTCAACGAGCAAGATCGGGACGACCGAGCCAACGGATGA
- a CDS encoding ketoacyl-ACP synthase III — protein MPHAQIGPIAVHLPEKVETNTELQQEFPKWDLALIEEKTGIRQRYIAAEGETSSDLAVAASQKLFAEHRIDPASIDFLLFCTQTPDYPLPTTSCLIQDRLGLPTHCGALDFNLGCSGYVYGLAVADGLIQSGVAKRILFLTAETYTKYIDRSDRSLRTIFADGAAATLVTAGDRPSLRGFKFGSDGSGADMLIVGDGGARPAEDAIPPRHRKRWKSRLYMDGPSLINFTVDAVPQLIDQILQQEQMTDADISQYLMHQATWKMLDELRLRLGLSEERLPIELAEIGNTVSCTLPILIDQLRKSGRLDRESVNMLIGFGVGLSWAGCLWQDLAGGTVN, from the coding sequence GTGCCGCACGCCCAAATTGGCCCGATCGCCGTTCATTTACCGGAAAAGGTAGAAACCAACACAGAGCTTCAGCAGGAATTCCCGAAGTGGGATTTGGCTCTGATCGAAGAGAAAACGGGGATCCGCCAGCGCTACATCGCCGCCGAGGGTGAAACATCGAGCGACTTGGCCGTCGCGGCATCACAGAAGCTGTTTGCGGAGCACCGGATCGACCCGGCGAGCATCGATTTTTTGCTGTTTTGCACGCAGACTCCCGATTACCCGCTGCCGACGACCAGCTGTCTGATCCAAGACCGGCTGGGTCTGCCCACACATTGTGGGGCGTTGGATTTCAACCTCGGTTGCAGCGGTTACGTTTACGGGCTGGCGGTCGCCGATGGGTTGATCCAAAGCGGAGTGGCCAAGCGAATCCTGTTTTTGACGGCGGAGACGTACACGAAGTACATCGACCGGTCCGATCGCAGTTTGAGAACGATTTTTGCCGATGGTGCAGCGGCGACACTGGTGACCGCGGGCGATCGGCCCTCATTAAGGGGGTTCAAATTCGGCAGCGACGGCAGCGGTGCGGACATGTTGATCGTCGGCGACGGGGGCGCCCGCCCGGCGGAAGACGCCATTCCACCACGGCACCGCAAACGCTGGAAAAGCCGCCTGTATATGGACGGCCCGAGTTTGATCAACTTCACGGTCGACGCCGTGCCCCAGTTGATCGACCAGATTCTGCAGCAGGAACAGATGACGGACGCCGATATTTCGCAATACTTAATGCATCAGGCGACCTGGAAGATGCTCGACGAACTGCGGCTTCGTTTGGGGCTCAGCGAAGAGCGTCTTCCGATCGAACTGGCCGAGATCGGCAACACCGTCTCGTGCACGCTTCCGATTCTGATCGACCAACTCCGCAAGTCTGGTCGACTGGACCGTGAATCCGTTAACATGCTGATCGGATTTGGCGTCGGTCTGTCATGGGCCGGTTGCCTTTGGCAAGATCTGGCGGGCGGAACGGTGAACTGA
- a CDS encoding sensor histidine kinase produces the protein MNNASQDRAGQTSGAASPLASDTAPPAEVHDRAGGVSIAPVRASETELETVTSVTRAGFRPRSGMIVIGMAVIVAIIWVTTLLDASQTETLVATVAICFLVGTALVIDNLLRWEHAENAYEKQRLAADTWNARFRKLHSDSTRTNAVLSHMTDGIVMLSPKTEILLINEAATRLLAIPGDGVYLGRRLAELVRVPEIVHAARRTQSDKVDQNVSVEIVDGSIVRPVAVRISRIHDADPPHLLLVLRDETEAQRVEAIRREFIANVSHELKTPLAAIKGYAETVELAIEDDPESAKHFIAQIDTQCLRLEDLIADMMRLARAQSGKSTLMVQNIDLEKVIQQALASFMPVAAAKQIELTVRPSDAPVHVLADEEAALAITQNLISNAIRHTDAGGHVTVSCRRANDGWTMAVQDDGVGIAAEFQERIFERFYRVKRGRKAPDGGTGIGLAIVKNLTRALGGTVSVASSPGEGATFEVWLPKSK, from the coding sequence ATGAACAACGCATCACAAGACAGGGCCGGCCAGACGAGCGGCGCGGCGTCGCCGCTGGCGAGTGACACGGCACCGCCGGCCGAAGTCCACGATCGTGCCGGCGGTGTCTCGATCGCTCCGGTTCGTGCGTCAGAAACGGAACTTGAGACGGTCACCTCGGTCACCCGTGCCGGTTTTCGCCCCCGGTCGGGCATGATCGTGATCGGCATGGCGGTCATCGTCGCCATCATTTGGGTGACCACGCTGTTGGATGCCAGCCAGACGGAGACGCTTGTCGCGACCGTGGCAATTTGTTTTCTGGTCGGCACCGCGCTGGTGATCGACAACCTGCTTCGATGGGAGCACGCCGAAAACGCCTACGAAAAACAACGCCTCGCCGCCGACACCTGGAATGCACGATTTCGCAAACTGCATTCCGATTCGACACGTACCAACGCCGTCTTGTCACACATGACCGACGGGATCGTGATGCTGTCCCCCAAGACGGAGATCCTGCTGATCAACGAGGCGGCGACTCGATTGCTCGCGATTCCCGGTGATGGCGTTTACCTGGGCCGCAGGCTGGCCGAACTGGTTCGCGTCCCGGAAATCGTCCACGCCGCCCGACGCACCCAAAGCGACAAGGTCGATCAAAACGTGTCGGTCGAAATCGTGGACGGTTCGATCGTGCGGCCGGTGGCCGTCCGGATCAGCCGGATCCATGACGCCGATCCGCCCCACTTGCTCTTGGTCCTCCGAGACGAAACCGAAGCCCAACGCGTCGAAGCGATCCGCCGCGAATTCATCGCCAACGTGTCGCATGAACTCAAAACGCCGCTGGCGGCCATCAAGGGATACGCCGAAACGGTCGAACTGGCAATCGAAGACGATCCCGAATCGGCCAAGCACTTCATCGCACAGATCGATACCCAGTGTCTGCGACTGGAAGACCTGATCGCCGACATGATGCGACTGGCGCGGGCCCAGTCAGGCAAGAGCACGTTGATGGTCCAGAACATCGACCTGGAAAAAGTGATCCAACAGGCCCTGGCTTCGTTCATGCCCGTCGCTGCGGCCAAACAGATCGAATTGACCGTCCGCCCCAGCGACGCCCCGGTCCACGTCTTGGCCGATGAAGAAGCCGCACTGGCGATCACCCAGAATCTGATCAGCAATGCGATCCGCCACACCGACGCCGGGGGACATGTCACCGTGTCCTGCCGCCGGGCCAACGACGGCTGGACGATGGCCGTCCAAGACGACGGGGTAGGCATCGCGGCTGAGTTTCAGGAGCGAATTTTTGAACGCTTTTACCGGGTCAAACGGGGAAGAAAAGCGCCCGATGGGGGAACGGGGATCGGGCTGGCGATCGTCAAGAACCTGACCCGAGCATTGGGGGGCACTGTGTCGGTGGCCAGCAGCCCTGGAGAGGGGGCGACGTTCGAGGTTTGGCTGCCCAAGTCGAAATGA
- a CDS encoding 5-formyltetrahydrofolate cyclo-ligase, which produces MSLSRKDTIRRAVAQARRAQDDKQRLSGQVTERITSMRQYIDARCVLWYVHVRDEVRTQDALRGMLVETEREGKKIVVPYCVGDELALFHLRRWEDLSAGAFGILEPCAERRGQADRAVSVEELDLIVVPGVAFDALGGRLGHGRGFYDRLLGSVAAETVLVGAAFECQIVPEMPLDRHDVAMDYVATPQRLICCRSD; this is translated from the coding sequence ATGAGCTTGTCCCGCAAAGACACGATCCGCCGTGCGGTGGCGCAAGCGCGACGTGCCCAGGACGACAAGCAGCGGCTTAGCGGCCAAGTCACCGAGCGGATCACGTCGATGCGGCAGTACATTGATGCTCGCTGCGTGCTGTGGTACGTGCACGTGCGGGATGAAGTCCGAACGCAGGACGCCCTGCGCGGGATGCTGGTGGAAACCGAGCGGGAGGGAAAAAAGATCGTCGTGCCCTACTGTGTCGGCGACGAGTTGGCACTGTTCCATCTGCGTCGCTGGGAGGATTTATCGGCCGGGGCGTTCGGGATTTTGGAACCGTGTGCCGAGCGACGTGGGCAGGCGGATCGTGCGGTGTCGGTAGAGGAATTGGACTTGATCGTCGTCCCCGGCGTCGCCTTCGACGCCCTTGGGGGGCGGCTAGGGCATGGCCGAGGGTTTTATGACCGTCTGCTTGGCAGCGTCGCGGCGGAGACGGTGCTGGTCGGGGCGGCCTTTGAGTGTCAGATCGTTCCGGAAATGCCGCTGGATCGGCATGACGTCGCGATGGATTATGTGGCCACGCCACAGCGACTGATTTGCTGTCGCAGCGACTGA
- the ettA gene encoding energy-dependent translational throttle protein EttA, producing the protein MGRQYIYQVEDLTKKHGQKTVLNEVNLAFYPGAKIGVLGPNGAGKSTLLRIMAGQDTDFDGSAKLTKGFTVGYLEQEPPLDESKTVFENVQTAVAERRAIVDRFNEISMLLGDVTDDDEMQKLCDEMASLQDTIDTYNLWELDRQVEMSMAVMNLPPGDASVTKLSGGERRRVALCQLLIRQPDLLLLDEPTNHLDAESVSWLEQHLAKYPGTVVAVTHDRYFLDNVAQWILEIDRGRGIPFEGNYTAWLEARQKRMQLEQRQAKARERTLAHELEWIRMSPKARQAKSKARIKAYEELAAEKFEDRPDELEIQIPSNRHLGELVIEGKNIHKAFGDKVLIDDLSFRLPAGGIVGVIGPNGAGKTTLFKMLTGQEPADQGEFRVGETVDLGYVDQSRDSLDDNHTVFEEISGGTDTIVLGGRNVNARAYVSRFNFKGPDQEKKVGNLSGGERNRVHLAKLLRRGCNVLLLDEPTNDLDVDTLRALEEAIIHFPGCVVVTSHDRWFLDRLATHILAFEGDGKVMWCEGNFEVYERGLRERMGEDPNEIKQARYKSIHAG; encoded by the coding sequence ATGGGAAGGCAATACATCTACCAGGTCGAAGACTTGACGAAAAAGCACGGTCAAAAGACGGTGCTCAATGAAGTCAATCTGGCGTTCTACCCCGGTGCAAAGATCGGCGTGCTCGGCCCCAACGGTGCCGGAAAGTCGACGCTGTTGCGGATCATGGCCGGCCAGGACACGGACTTTGACGGCAGCGCCAAGCTGACCAAAGGCTTCACCGTCGGCTACCTGGAACAGGAACCGCCCTTGGACGAATCCAAGACGGTGTTCGAAAACGTCCAAACCGCCGTCGCCGAGCGACGCGCGATCGTCGACCGCTTCAACGAGATCAGCATGCTGCTCGGCGACGTCACCGACGACGACGAAATGCAAAAACTGTGCGACGAAATGGCGTCGCTGCAGGACACGATCGACACCTACAACCTGTGGGAACTGGATCGCCAAGTCGAAATGTCGATGGCGGTGATGAACCTGCCGCCCGGCGACGCCAGCGTGACCAAGTTGTCCGGCGGCGAACGCCGACGCGTCGCCCTGTGCCAACTGCTGATCCGCCAGCCCGATCTGTTGCTGCTGGACGAACCGACCAACCACCTGGATGCCGAATCGGTGTCCTGGCTGGAACAACACCTGGCCAAGTACCCCGGAACCGTCGTTGCCGTGACGCACGACCGCTACTTCCTGGACAACGTGGCCCAGTGGATCTTGGAAATCGACCGCGGCCGCGGCATCCCATTCGAAGGCAACTACACCGCTTGGCTGGAAGCACGCCAAAAGCGGATGCAGTTGGAACAACGCCAAGCCAAGGCGCGCGAGCGAACACTGGCCCACGAATTGGAATGGATCCGGATGAGCCCCAAGGCGCGGCAAGCCAAGAGCAAGGCGCGGATCAAGGCGTACGAGGAACTGGCGGCCGAGAAGTTCGAAGATCGGCCCGACGAGCTGGAGATCCAGATTCCGTCCAATCGTCATTTGGGCGAACTGGTGATCGAAGGCAAGAACATTCACAAGGCCTTCGGCGACAAAGTCCTGATCGACGACCTGTCGTTCCGCTTGCCCGCCGGGGGGATCGTCGGCGTGATCGGACCCAACGGGGCCGGAAAGACGACGCTGTTCAAGATGCTGACCGGACAGGAACCGGCCGACCAGGGTGAATTCCGTGTCGGCGAGACCGTCGATCTGGGCTACGTCGACCAGAGCCGCGATTCGCTGGACGACAACCACACCGTGTTTGAAGAGATCAGCGGCGGAACGGACACGATCGTCCTGGGCGGCCGCAACGTCAACGCGCGGGCCTACGTCTCGCGGTTTAATTTCAAAGGCCCCGACCAGGAAAAGAAGGTCGGCAACCTGTCCGGCGGTGAACGCAACCGAGTCCACTTGGCAAAACTGTTGCGTCGCGGATGCAACGTGCTGCTGCTGGACGAACCGACCAACGACTTGGACGTCGACACTCTGCGTGCCCTGGAGGAAGCGATCATCCACTTCCCGGGCTGTGTCGTGGTGACTTCGCACGACCGCTGGTTCCTTGATCGGCTCGCAACGCATATCCTGGCGTTCGAAGGCGACGGCAAAGTGATGTGGTGCGAAGGCAACTTTGAAGTCTACGAGCGTGGATTGCGAGAACGGATGGGCGAAGATCCCAACGAAATCAAGCAGGCTCGTTACAAGAGCATCCACGCCGGTTAA
- a CDS encoding RNA polymerase subunit sigma, which produces MTILRIGTNEQYSNNWDDVFGGKKKKATKKKAAKKAAKKKAAADSVTVKKSTKKKAAQKAAKKVAAKTVTAKKTAKKSVKKKKTAKK; this is translated from the coding sequence ATGACTATTCTTCGGATCGGAACCAACGAACAGTACTCGAACAATTGGGACGACGTTTTTGGCGGCAAGAAAAAGAAGGCGACCAAGAAAAAGGCTGCCAAGAAAGCTGCCAAAAAGAAGGCTGCAGCCGATAGCGTGACGGTCAAAAAGTCGACCAAGAAAAAGGCCGCTCAGAAAGCGGCCAAGAAGGTCGCCGCCAAGACGGTGACTGCTAAAAAGACCGCCAAGAAGAGCGTCAAAAAGAAAAAGACGGCCAAAAAGTAA